Proteins from a genomic interval of Zingiber officinale cultivar Zhangliang chromosome 2A, Zo_v1.1, whole genome shotgun sequence:
- the LOC122042247 gene encoding nuclear pore complex protein NUP155-like isoform X1 — protein MAWGDETVGLDVASAGLHISERIGRDVAGRLDLEEAIEASRYASHPYSTLPKEWPSIVEVADTRELPLALIERYNASGGEGTAICGIFPEIRRAWASVDDSLFLWRFDKWDGQCPEYSADEQVICAVSLARTRPGIFVEAIQYLLVLATPVELILIGVCCMASGDGLDPFAEISLQPLPEYRIPSDGVTMTCITCTDKGRIFLGGRDGHIYEMQYSTGSGWRKRCRKVCLTTSFGSLLSRWILPNDFKFGAADPIVDMVVDNERHILYTRTEAMKLQAFDLGGDGQGLVSKIAEGKNFIDSRETQHGARRSTGSRAVARGGKPTIVCIAPLSTIESKRLHMIAILSDGRRLYLSTSSGGNSSSIGGSSQRPSSLKVIVTRPSPPIGVGGGLNYGTTPTSGRVQPEDMTLKVEAAFYSAGTLVLSDSSASNMSSLLIVNQDSSGQPSASNNFGMNSRNNRALRELVSSLPIEGRMLFAADILPLPDIALTVQSLFSDAEAFAGLCESSETASGKLWARGDLPTQHILPRRRAVVFSATGLMELVFNRPVDILRRLFESNVPRSHIEEFFNRFGSGEAAAMCLMLAADLVFTEGNLLSSTVSEKAAEAFEDPGLVGMPQFDGTTGLTSARSTSGGFSMGQVVQEAEPLFSGAHEGLCLCSSRLLFPLWELPVMVVRGKVGPDGRYEEGVILCRLSVDAMKILEIKIHSLEQFLRSRRNKRRGLYGYVAGIGDYSGSILYGERNWFGAQTRNADSGNVSATSKRQRLSYTPSELAAMEVRAMECLRRLLRRSREALFLLQILCQHNVARLVQGLDNNARQKLIQLTFNQMVCSEEGEQLANRLITSLMEYYIGPDGKGTVDEISENLREGCPSYYKESNYHYFLAVEYLEKAFVTMNALEKESLARDAFKLLIKCPESLDLTHLVTICKRFADLRFFEAAVRLPLQKAQAFDSKADMVNLNGDSGHQVDKLVLREQCYEIVMDSLRSLTGRNGNSKEFNSSQVASGPSLDQATRDNYIRQIIQLCVQWPDTAFHEHLYRTLIDLGLENELLEYGGSDLVPFLQSAGHKLIQDVQAVNAVRSASPSVGDPRAPSQAKYYNLLARYYSLKRQHLLAAHVLYKLAEMGSESAESPTLAQRLLYLSNAIIQAKTANSTISSVHSSTDATDDGLLDLLEAKHAVLRFQIKIKEQLEPIVSMLENTPGSSEIAPDDPSPWSNLIVNENIAESAKERVKELSQELKSISQLYNEFAIPFKLWEICLEMLNFSNYSGDADSKIVRETWARLLDQALSRGGVAEACSSVKRVGSNIYTGEEGRLPLEIICLHLEMAASERVTSGVEFVGDEDIARALLTACKDEPKPVLSAYDQLLSNGAILPSPNLKLRLLRSVLVVLREWVRSVFAITLGTTAAGAASILGGALSLQQRAIINQGARDKITSLANRYMTEVRCLPLPQNLIEPVYKGFRDLEQVLFSNDFQQHFR, from the exons TGGCCTTCTATAGTTGAAGTTGCAGATACACGTGAATTACCTCTGGCTCTAATTGAAAGATATAATGCATCTGGTGGTGAAGGAACAGCCATTTGTGGAATTTTCCCAGAGATACGAAGAGCTTGGGCTTCAGTTGATGATTCTCTGTTTCTTTGGCGTTTCGATAAATG GGATGGACAATGCCCTGAGTACAGTGCTGATGAACAAGTTATTTGCGCTGTCAGCCTTGCCAGAACAAGGCCTGGAATTTTTGTTGAAGCGATACAGTATCTCTTAGTGTTAGCAACTCCTGTTGAG TTGATTCTCATTGGAGTATGCTGCATGGCTAGTGGAGATGGATTAGATCCATTCGCAGAGATTTCACTGCAACCATTACCTGAGTATAGAATTCCTTCAGATGGAGTTACTATGACCTGCATCACATGCACAGATAAAGGCCGTATATTTCTAGGTGGTCGTGATGGCCATATTTATGAAATGCAATACTCAACTGGCTCAGGCTGGCGTAAACGTTGCCGGAAGGTTTGCCTTACAACTAGTTTCGGAAGTCTTCTATCAAG ATGGATCTTGCCAAATGACTTTAAGTTTGGGGCTGCTGATCCAATAGTGGACATGGTTGTTGATAACGAGAGGCATATCCTTTATACAAGAACAGAAGCTATGAAACTGCAAGCATTTGATCTTGGAGGAGATGGGCAGGGTCTTGTATCAAAAATTGCTGAAGGGAAAAATTTTATTGATTCACGTGAGACACAGCATGGAGCTAGACGGTCTACTGGATCAAGAGCTGTTGCACGTGGCGGAAAACCAACAATTGTTTGTATAGCTCCATTATCTACGATTGAATCAAAGAGGTTGCACATGATTGCTATTCTGTCAGATGGAAGGAGACTATATCTCTCTACTTCTTCAGGCGGAAATAGCTCTTCCATTGGTGGTTCTTCACAAAGGCCTTCAAGTCTAAAAGTGATTGTGACTAGGCCTTCACCTCCAATAGGGGTGGGAGGTGGGCTTAATTATGGTACCACGCCTACATCTGGTAGGGTTCAACCTGAGGATATGACTTTAAAGGTGGAAGCAGCTTTTTATTCAGCTGGCACTCTGGTACTCTCAGATTCATCAGCATCAAATATGTCTTCTCTTCTGATTGTGAATCAGGATTCCAGTGGGCAACCATCTGCTTCTaacaattttgggatgaattcaaGAAACAATCGTGCTTTACGTGAATTAGTATCATCTTTGCCTATTGAAGGGAGGATGCTTTTTGCGGCAGACATTTTACCCCTGCCAGATATTGCGCTAACGGTGCAATCTTTATTCTCAGACGCAGAAGCTTTTGCTGGTTTGTGTGAATCATCTGAAACAGCTTCTGGGAAACTTTGGGCCAGAGGAGATCTTCCCACCCAGCATATCCTTCCAAGGAGAAGGGCTGTGGTATTCAGTGCCACAGGTCTAATGGAGTTAGTATTCAACAGGCCTGTTGACATTCTGAGAAGATTATTTGAGTCTAATGTTCCACGATCACACATTGAAGAATTTTTTAATAGATTCGGATCTGGAGAAGCTGCAGCAATGTGTTTAATGCTGGCAGCAGATTTGGTATTCACTgaaggaaatcttctaagcagtACTGTTTCTGAAAAGGCAGCTGAAGCATTTGAGGATCCTGGGTTGGTTGGAATGCCACAATTTGATGGTACCACTGGTTTGACAAGTGCTAGGTCAACGTCTGGAGGTTTTAGCATGGGCCAAGTTGTGCAGGAGGCTGAACCCTTGTTTTCTGGTGCACATGAAGGACTTTGCTTATGCTCGTCTAGGCTGCTTTTTCCTTTATGGGAACTGCCTGTCATGGTAGTCCGTGGTAAAGTAGGTCCTGATGGTCGTTATGAAGAAGGGGTTATTCTCTGCAGACTTTCAGTTGATGCAATGAAGATTcttgaaattaaaattcattcTTTAGAGCAATTTTTAAGATCTAGAAGAAACAAGAGAAGGGGATTATATGGTTATGTCGCTGGTATAGGAGATTATTCTGGTTCTATTCTCTATGGAGAAAGAAACTGGTTTGGCGCACAGACAAGAAATGCTGATTCTGGAAATGTTAGTGCAACGAGTAAGAGGCAGCGGCTTTCTTATACTCCATCAGAATTGGCTGCCATGGAG GTGAGAGCAATGGAATGTCTTAGGCGTTTGTTGAGGAGATCTAGAGAAGCACTTTTCTTACTTCAAATACTGTGCCAACACAATGTTGCTCGCCTAGTTCAGGGTCTTGATAATAATGCCCGTCAGAAATTAATTCAGTTAACATTCAATCAGATGGTGTGTTCAGAGGAGGGTGAGCAACTTGCCAATCGACTTATTACTTCACTTATGGAG TACTACATTGGCCCAGATGGCAAAGGCACAGTGGATGAGATCAGCGAGAATCTAAGAGAGGGTTGTCCAAGTTATTACAAGGAGTCTAACTACCACTATTTCTTAGCAGTGGAGTATCTTGAGAAAGCTTTTGTAACTATGAATGCACTTGAGAAGGAAAGTCTAGCAAGGGATGCTTTCAAACTCCTTATAAAATGTCCAGAATCTTTAGATCTGACCCATCTTGTTACTATATGCAAAAGATTTGCAGACTTAAG ATTTTTTGAAGCTGCAGTCCGGTTACCTCTTCAGAAGGCTCAAGCTTTTGACAGCAAGGCTGACATGGTCAACCTCAATGGTGATTCAGGTCATCAAGTTGATAAACTAGTTCTTCGTGAACAATGCTATGAAATAGTAATGGATTCCCTTCGTTCATTAACGGGAAGAAATGGAAACAGTAAAGAGTTTAACAGTTCTCAAGTTGCATCTGGGCCTTCACTTGATCAGGCTACTCGGGACAATTATATTCGACAAATAATTCAGCTTTGTGTCCAATGGCCTGACACAGCATTTCATGAACATTTATATAGGACCCTAATTGACTTGGGCCTTGAAAATGAGTTGTTAGAGTATGGGGGTTCCGATTTGGTCCCTTTTCTACAGAGTGCTGGCCATAAGCTTATACAGGAT gTTCAAGCTGTCAATGCTGTAAGATCAGCATCACCTTCAGTAGGAGATCCAAGGGCACCTAGTCAGGCCAAATATTATAATCTTTTGGCAAGATATTATTCCCTCAAGCGGCAGCATCTACTTGCTGCTCATGTACTATATAAGTTGGCAGAAATGGGCTCCGAGTCTGCAGAGTCCCCTACTTTGGCTCAGAG ACTTCTATATCTTAGCAATGCAATTATTCAAGCAAAAACTGCAAATAGCACTATTAGTTCTGTTCATTCAAGCACGGATGCCacagatgatggcttacttgattTGCTTGAAGCAAAGCATGCCGTTCTTCGTTTCCAAATCAAAATTAAAGAGCAGCTGGAACCGATAGTATCAATGCTAGAAAACACTCCAGGGAGCAGTGAAATTGCTCCGGATGATCCATCTCCCTGGAGCAACCTCATAGTCAATGAGAACATTGCTGAGAGTGCCAAGGAGAGGGTAAAAGAGTTATCACAGGAGCTGAAGAGCATTAGTCAACTTTATAATGAGTTTGCCATTCCATTTAAGCTTTGGGAG ATATGCCTGGAAATGCTCAACTTTTCAAATTATTCTGGCGATGCTGATAGCAAAATTGTTCGGGAGACCTGGGCAAGGCTTCTTGATCAAGCTCTTTCTAGAGGTGGAGTTGCAGAAGCATGTTCTTCTGTAAAGAGGGTTGGTTCAAATATCTATACTGGAGAGGAAGGTCGGTTACCTTTAGAGATTATTTGTCTTCATCTTGAGATGGCTGCTTCG GAACGTGTGACTTCAGGAGTAGAATTTGTTGGCGATGAGGATATTGCTAGGGCACTTCTCACTGCTTGTAAAGATGAGCCGAAGCCTGTTTTAAGTGCATATGATCAGCTTTTATCAAATGGAGCTATTTTACCTTCACCAAACCTGAAACTCCGTCTTCTGAGATCTGTTCTGGTGGTTCTCCGAGAGTGGGTTAGATCTGTATTTGCGATTACATTAGGAACCACAGCTGCTGGTGCTGCTTCAATTCTAGGTGGAGCACTCTCATTACAACAGAGAGCAATCATCAATCAAGGCGCTCGAGATAAGATAACAAGTTTAGCAAACAG GTACATGACTGAGGTACGCTGCTTGCCACTCCCGCAAAATCTGATCGAGCCGGTTTACAAAGGCTTTCGAGACCTTGAACAAGTTCTTTTTTCCAACGACTTTCAGCAACACTTCAGGTGA
- the LOC122042247 gene encoding nuclear pore complex protein NUP155-like isoform X2: protein MVVDNERHILYTRTEAMKLQAFDLGGDGQGLVSKIAEGKNFIDSRETQHGARRSTGSRAVARGGKPTIVCIAPLSTIESKRLHMIAILSDGRRLYLSTSSGGNSSSIGGSSQRPSSLKVIVTRPSPPIGVGGGLNYGTTPTSGRVQPEDMTLKVEAAFYSAGTLVLSDSSASNMSSLLIVNQDSSGQPSASNNFGMNSRNNRALRELVSSLPIEGRMLFAADILPLPDIALTVQSLFSDAEAFAGLCESSETASGKLWARGDLPTQHILPRRRAVVFSATGLMELVFNRPVDILRRLFESNVPRSHIEEFFNRFGSGEAAAMCLMLAADLVFTEGNLLSSTVSEKAAEAFEDPGLVGMPQFDGTTGLTSARSTSGGFSMGQVVQEAEPLFSGAHEGLCLCSSRLLFPLWELPVMVVRGKVGPDGRYEEGVILCRLSVDAMKILEIKIHSLEQFLRSRRNKRRGLYGYVAGIGDYSGSILYGERNWFGAQTRNADSGNVSATSKRQRLSYTPSELAAMEVRAMECLRRLLRRSREALFLLQILCQHNVARLVQGLDNNARQKLIQLTFNQMVCSEEGEQLANRLITSLMEYYIGPDGKGTVDEISENLREGCPSYYKESNYHYFLAVEYLEKAFVTMNALEKESLARDAFKLLIKCPESLDLTHLVTICKRFADLRFFEAAVRLPLQKAQAFDSKADMVNLNGDSGHQVDKLVLREQCYEIVMDSLRSLTGRNGNSKEFNSSQVASGPSLDQATRDNYIRQIIQLCVQWPDTAFHEHLYRTLIDLGLENELLEYGGSDLVPFLQSAGHKLIQDVQAVNAVRSASPSVGDPRAPSQAKYYNLLARYYSLKRQHLLAAHVLYKLAEMGSESAESPTLAQRLLYLSNAIIQAKTANSTISSVHSSTDATDDGLLDLLEAKHAVLRFQIKIKEQLEPIVSMLENTPGSSEIAPDDPSPWSNLIVNENIAESAKERVKELSQELKSISQLYNEFAIPFKLWEICLEMLNFSNYSGDADSKIVRETWARLLDQALSRGGVAEACSSVKRVGSNIYTGEEGRLPLEIICLHLEMAASERVTSGVEFVGDEDIARALLTACKDEPKPVLSAYDQLLSNGAILPSPNLKLRLLRSVLVVLREWVRSVFAITLGTTAAGAASILGGALSLQQRAIINQGARDKITSLANRYMTEVRCLPLPQNLIEPVYKGFRDLEQVLFSNDFQQHFR from the exons ATGGTTGTTGATAACGAGAGGCATATCCTTTATACAAGAACAGAAGCTATGAAACTGCAAGCATTTGATCTTGGAGGAGATGGGCAGGGTCTTGTATCAAAAATTGCTGAAGGGAAAAATTTTATTGATTCACGTGAGACACAGCATGGAGCTAGACGGTCTACTGGATCAAGAGCTGTTGCACGTGGCGGAAAACCAACAATTGTTTGTATAGCTCCATTATCTACGATTGAATCAAAGAGGTTGCACATGATTGCTATTCTGTCAGATGGAAGGAGACTATATCTCTCTACTTCTTCAGGCGGAAATAGCTCTTCCATTGGTGGTTCTTCACAAAGGCCTTCAAGTCTAAAAGTGATTGTGACTAGGCCTTCACCTCCAATAGGGGTGGGAGGTGGGCTTAATTATGGTACCACGCCTACATCTGGTAGGGTTCAACCTGAGGATATGACTTTAAAGGTGGAAGCAGCTTTTTATTCAGCTGGCACTCTGGTACTCTCAGATTCATCAGCATCAAATATGTCTTCTCTTCTGATTGTGAATCAGGATTCCAGTGGGCAACCATCTGCTTCTaacaattttgggatgaattcaaGAAACAATCGTGCTTTACGTGAATTAGTATCATCTTTGCCTATTGAAGGGAGGATGCTTTTTGCGGCAGACATTTTACCCCTGCCAGATATTGCGCTAACGGTGCAATCTTTATTCTCAGACGCAGAAGCTTTTGCTGGTTTGTGTGAATCATCTGAAACAGCTTCTGGGAAACTTTGGGCCAGAGGAGATCTTCCCACCCAGCATATCCTTCCAAGGAGAAGGGCTGTGGTATTCAGTGCCACAGGTCTAATGGAGTTAGTATTCAACAGGCCTGTTGACATTCTGAGAAGATTATTTGAGTCTAATGTTCCACGATCACACATTGAAGAATTTTTTAATAGATTCGGATCTGGAGAAGCTGCAGCAATGTGTTTAATGCTGGCAGCAGATTTGGTATTCACTgaaggaaatcttctaagcagtACTGTTTCTGAAAAGGCAGCTGAAGCATTTGAGGATCCTGGGTTGGTTGGAATGCCACAATTTGATGGTACCACTGGTTTGACAAGTGCTAGGTCAACGTCTGGAGGTTTTAGCATGGGCCAAGTTGTGCAGGAGGCTGAACCCTTGTTTTCTGGTGCACATGAAGGACTTTGCTTATGCTCGTCTAGGCTGCTTTTTCCTTTATGGGAACTGCCTGTCATGGTAGTCCGTGGTAAAGTAGGTCCTGATGGTCGTTATGAAGAAGGGGTTATTCTCTGCAGACTTTCAGTTGATGCAATGAAGATTcttgaaattaaaattcattcTTTAGAGCAATTTTTAAGATCTAGAAGAAACAAGAGAAGGGGATTATATGGTTATGTCGCTGGTATAGGAGATTATTCTGGTTCTATTCTCTATGGAGAAAGAAACTGGTTTGGCGCACAGACAAGAAATGCTGATTCTGGAAATGTTAGTGCAACGAGTAAGAGGCAGCGGCTTTCTTATACTCCATCAGAATTGGCTGCCATGGAG GTGAGAGCAATGGAATGTCTTAGGCGTTTGTTGAGGAGATCTAGAGAAGCACTTTTCTTACTTCAAATACTGTGCCAACACAATGTTGCTCGCCTAGTTCAGGGTCTTGATAATAATGCCCGTCAGAAATTAATTCAGTTAACATTCAATCAGATGGTGTGTTCAGAGGAGGGTGAGCAACTTGCCAATCGACTTATTACTTCACTTATGGAG TACTACATTGGCCCAGATGGCAAAGGCACAGTGGATGAGATCAGCGAGAATCTAAGAGAGGGTTGTCCAAGTTATTACAAGGAGTCTAACTACCACTATTTCTTAGCAGTGGAGTATCTTGAGAAAGCTTTTGTAACTATGAATGCACTTGAGAAGGAAAGTCTAGCAAGGGATGCTTTCAAACTCCTTATAAAATGTCCAGAATCTTTAGATCTGACCCATCTTGTTACTATATGCAAAAGATTTGCAGACTTAAG ATTTTTTGAAGCTGCAGTCCGGTTACCTCTTCAGAAGGCTCAAGCTTTTGACAGCAAGGCTGACATGGTCAACCTCAATGGTGATTCAGGTCATCAAGTTGATAAACTAGTTCTTCGTGAACAATGCTATGAAATAGTAATGGATTCCCTTCGTTCATTAACGGGAAGAAATGGAAACAGTAAAGAGTTTAACAGTTCTCAAGTTGCATCTGGGCCTTCACTTGATCAGGCTACTCGGGACAATTATATTCGACAAATAATTCAGCTTTGTGTCCAATGGCCTGACACAGCATTTCATGAACATTTATATAGGACCCTAATTGACTTGGGCCTTGAAAATGAGTTGTTAGAGTATGGGGGTTCCGATTTGGTCCCTTTTCTACAGAGTGCTGGCCATAAGCTTATACAGGAT gTTCAAGCTGTCAATGCTGTAAGATCAGCATCACCTTCAGTAGGAGATCCAAGGGCACCTAGTCAGGCCAAATATTATAATCTTTTGGCAAGATATTATTCCCTCAAGCGGCAGCATCTACTTGCTGCTCATGTACTATATAAGTTGGCAGAAATGGGCTCCGAGTCTGCAGAGTCCCCTACTTTGGCTCAGAG ACTTCTATATCTTAGCAATGCAATTATTCAAGCAAAAACTGCAAATAGCACTATTAGTTCTGTTCATTCAAGCACGGATGCCacagatgatggcttacttgattTGCTTGAAGCAAAGCATGCCGTTCTTCGTTTCCAAATCAAAATTAAAGAGCAGCTGGAACCGATAGTATCAATGCTAGAAAACACTCCAGGGAGCAGTGAAATTGCTCCGGATGATCCATCTCCCTGGAGCAACCTCATAGTCAATGAGAACATTGCTGAGAGTGCCAAGGAGAGGGTAAAAGAGTTATCACAGGAGCTGAAGAGCATTAGTCAACTTTATAATGAGTTTGCCATTCCATTTAAGCTTTGGGAG ATATGCCTGGAAATGCTCAACTTTTCAAATTATTCTGGCGATGCTGATAGCAAAATTGTTCGGGAGACCTGGGCAAGGCTTCTTGATCAAGCTCTTTCTAGAGGTGGAGTTGCAGAAGCATGTTCTTCTGTAAAGAGGGTTGGTTCAAATATCTATACTGGAGAGGAAGGTCGGTTACCTTTAGAGATTATTTGTCTTCATCTTGAGATGGCTGCTTCG GAACGTGTGACTTCAGGAGTAGAATTTGTTGGCGATGAGGATATTGCTAGGGCACTTCTCACTGCTTGTAAAGATGAGCCGAAGCCTGTTTTAAGTGCATATGATCAGCTTTTATCAAATGGAGCTATTTTACCTTCACCAAACCTGAAACTCCGTCTTCTGAGATCTGTTCTGGTGGTTCTCCGAGAGTGGGTTAGATCTGTATTTGCGATTACATTAGGAACCACAGCTGCTGGTGCTGCTTCAATTCTAGGTGGAGCACTCTCATTACAACAGAGAGCAATCATCAATCAAGGCGCTCGAGATAAGATAACAAGTTTAGCAAACAG GTACATGACTGAGGTACGCTGCTTGCCACTCCCGCAAAATCTGATCGAGCCGGTTTACAAAGGCTTTCGAGACCTTGAACAAGTTCTTTTTTCCAACGACTTTCAGCAACACTTCAGGTGA